A genome region from Pangasianodon hypophthalmus isolate fPanHyp1 chromosome 11, fPanHyp1.pri, whole genome shotgun sequence includes the following:
- the nphs2 gene encoding podocin, whose product MLLMKESGEMERRTEKISPPPPPKPGRTKRETAPTARDRKHKVGKAVKLQEPHKGKERMKGKEAGEEHSNEDKKEVSSTVINVDSVRQRTNRESEELLGLLESEWHEEALKPQSLGVCELLLTIAALATVIFFFPISIWFCVKIVREHERAVVFRLGHLLQRKPRGPGLLFYLPFLDVCHKVDIRLKMLKVPSHSVVTKDLVCTEASAVCYYRIENVSVCYSSLAGVPAVLQALVQVSVREVLAHHTFTSILQNRSEVAHQIQVALDSIACRWGIKVERAEIEDLCLPPELQKNFAVEAEAKRQAQIKVITAEGERAACEALKASVDSLSDSPLAIQLRLLQLLHSLRSDQPAVLLSLPSDLLNQPLQLADTSSSSNQNQPTGAISEEVAKDSPMM is encoded by the exons ATGCTCCTGATGAAAGAGagtggagagatggagagaaggacagaaaaaatatctccaccacctcctccaaAACCTGGCAGGaccaagagagagacagcaccGACAGCCAGagacagaaagcacaaagtggGTAAGGCAGTGAAGCTCCAGGAGCCACACAAAGGGAAAGAGAGGATGAAGGGCAAAGAAGCAGGGGAAGAGCACAGTAATGAGGACAAAAAGGAAGTGTCGTCCACCGTGATCAACGtagacagtgtgagacagaggaCAAATAGAGAAAGCGAGGAGTTGCTGGGCCTTTTGGAGAGCGAATGGCACGAAGAGG CCTTGAAGCCGCAGAGCCTTGGAGTTTGTGAGCTACTTCTCACGATTGCAGCTCTTGCCACAGTAATATTCTTCTTTCCCATATCAATTTGGTTCTGTGTGAAG ATAGTACGAGAGCATGAGCGTGCTGTGGTGTTTAGACTTGGACACCTGCTACAAAGAAAACCCAGAGGACCAG gaCTGCTCTTTTACCTCCCATTTTTGGATGTTTGTCATAAAGTGGACATTCGGTTAAAGATGCTGAAGGTCCCATCTCACTCG GTGGTGACGAAAGACCTGGTGTGCACAGAGGCGAGTGCGGTGTGCTACTACCGCATCGAGAATGTGTCCGTTTGCTACTCGTCTCTGGCAGGAGTCCCGGCTGTGCTGCAGGCTCTGGTTCAGGTCTCAGTCAGGGAGGTTCTGGCCCATCACACCTTCACCAGCATACTGCAGAACAGGAGTGAAGTTGCCCACCAGATCCAG GTTGCACTGGATTCCATTGCCTGCAGGTGGGGAATTAAAGTGGAGAGAGCTGAGAT AGAGGACCTCTGTCTCCCACCTGAACTTCAGAAGAACTTTGCTGTTGAGGCCGAAGCAAAGAGACAAGCCCAAATTAAA GTGATTACAGCAGAGGGTGAGAGGGCAGCATGTGAGGCTTTAAAAGCCTCTGTTGACTCGCTGTCAGACTCTCCTCTGGCCATCCAGCTGCGtcttctccagctccttcacTCACTGCGCTCTGACCAGCCTGCTGTGCTCCTCAGCCTGCCATCGGACCTCCTCAACCAGCCACTTCAGCTGGCAGATACAAGTAGCTCCTCCAATCAAAACCAGCCAACAGGGGCCATCTCAGAGGAAGTGGCTAAAGACTCCCCAATGATGTAA